One Gloeobacter morelensis MG652769 DNA window includes the following coding sequences:
- a CDS encoding acylneuraminate cytidylyltransferase family protein, with the protein MPPSPTAPIVALLPMKAHSARVTGKNFRAFNGKPLFRWILDTLLSMPEVDRVVINTDARAILADHGLVDSRRVLIRDRKAEICGDFVSMNLVLEDDVANVPADVYLMTHTTNPLLSAQTIRGALTAYQQAKAAGRADSLFAVNRFQTRFYRADGSPVNHDPDKLLRTQDLEPWFEENSNLYIFSAESFAATRSRIGKRPTMFETPRRESADIDDQEGWDIAEMIARTLYPALV; encoded by the coding sequence ATGCCGCCATCGCCAACCGCGCCGATCGTCGCTCTGCTACCCATGAAAGCCCATAGCGCCCGGGTGACGGGCAAAAACTTCCGGGCTTTCAACGGCAAGCCTTTGTTTCGCTGGATCCTCGATACGCTCTTGTCGATGCCGGAAGTGGACCGGGTGGTCATCAACACCGACGCGCGGGCGATCCTGGCCGACCACGGTCTGGTGGACTCCCGGCGCGTCCTGATTCGCGATCGCAAAGCCGAAATCTGCGGCGATTTTGTGAGCATGAACCTGGTGCTTGAAGACGATGTCGCGAACGTGCCCGCCGACGTCTACCTGATGACCCACACGACCAACCCGCTGTTGAGCGCCCAGACCATTCGGGGGGCACTTACCGCCTACCAGCAAGCCAAAGCCGCCGGTCGCGCCGATTCACTCTTTGCGGTCAATCGCTTCCAGACGCGCTTTTACCGGGCCGACGGCAGCCCCGTCAACCACGATCCGGATAAACTCCTGCGCACCCAGGATCTGGAACCCTGGTTCGAGGAAAATTCCAATCTCTATATCTTCAGCGCCGAGAGTTTCGCCGCCACCCGCTCGCGCATCGGCAAACGGCCGACCATGTTCGAGACGCCCCGGCGCGAGTCTGCCGACATCGACGATCAAGAAGGCTGGGACATTGCCGAGATGATCGCCCGCACCCTGTACCCTGCCCTTGTCTAA
- a CDS encoding glycosyltransferase family 2 protein, producing MRTASTFYCDVAFSSGKPMLVSVIVRTFNEERYLPRLLEAIASQHTDGFTCEVIVVDSGSTDDTVAIARAHGCRLEFIPKVDFSFGRSLNIGCAAARGRVLVFVSGHCIPVHERWLSHLVAPLSEQMPLCYGRQVGGESTRFSEHQLFAKFFASTSCFPQEGFFCNNANAALLASVWQQYRFDEALTGLEDMDLAKRLHTAGLRVGYAAEAAVVHHHHESWTQVRRRYEREAIALQHILPEVHISFFDFGRYLLSALWLDGTRALVQGRLGSLAGEIFMFRLMQFWGSYRGNHEHQKLSKAKKERYFYPGKPAGSRPAATAPPGENHAAIANRADRRSATHESP from the coding sequence TTGCGCACTGCTTCAACCTTCTACTGCGATGTCGCTTTTTCGTCGGGAAAGCCCATGCTGGTGAGTGTCATTGTCCGCACCTTCAACGAAGAGCGTTATCTGCCCAGGCTGCTTGAAGCGATTGCCTCTCAACACACCGACGGATTCACCTGCGAGGTGATTGTGGTCGATTCAGGCTCGACCGACGACACCGTCGCCATCGCCCGCGCCCACGGCTGTCGGTTGGAGTTTATTCCTAAAGTCGATTTTTCCTTCGGCCGTTCCCTCAACATCGGCTGCGCCGCCGCCCGTGGCCGGGTGCTGGTTTTCGTGAGCGGCCACTGCATCCCTGTGCACGAGCGCTGGCTTTCCCACCTGGTGGCTCCGCTCAGCGAGCAGATGCCCCTGTGCTACGGTCGCCAGGTAGGAGGCGAATCGACCCGCTTCAGTGAACACCAGCTGTTTGCCAAGTTCTTTGCCTCCACCAGCTGCTTTCCCCAGGAAGGATTTTTCTGCAACAACGCCAATGCCGCCCTGCTGGCCTCTGTCTGGCAGCAATACCGCTTCGACGAAGCGCTCACCGGCCTGGAGGATATGGACCTGGCCAAACGCCTGCATACGGCCGGATTGCGCGTCGGCTACGCGGCGGAGGCGGCGGTGGTCCATCACCACCACGAATCGTGGACGCAGGTGCGCAGGCGCTACGAGCGCGAGGCGATTGCCCTGCAGCACATCCTGCCGGAGGTGCACATCAGTTTTTTTGATTTTGGTCGGTATTTGTTGAGCGCTCTGTGGCTCGATGGCACCCGCGCCCTGGTGCAGGGGCGACTGGGTTCTCTCGCCGGCGAGATTTTTATGTTCCGCCTGATGCAGTTCTGGGGCTCCTACCGCGGCAACCACGAGCACCAAAAGCTCTCCAAAGCCAAAAAAGAACGCTATTTTTATCCAGGCAAGCCCGCCGGTTCAAGACCGGCGGCAACTGCCCCTCCAGGAGAGAACCATGCCGCCATCGCCAACCGCGCCGATCGTCGCTCTGCTACCCATGAAAGCCCATAG
- a CDS encoding phosphoglycerate dehydrogenase, which yields MRVLLTCPPMLRRIEHFKDHFEARGAEVHCPPVVQTLSVAELIELLPGFDGWIIGDDPATRAVFEAGVRGRLKAAVKWGVGVDNVDFAAAHDLGIPIANTPAMFGAEVADVAVSYVTALARETFTIDRAVRAGGWPKPCGISLADKIVALVGFGDIGKATARRLVAAEMRVIAYDPRYAPVSGLEQVEPAGWPERLGEADFIVFTCALTPENRHMLGSAAFGSIKPGVRVVNVARGPLIDEQALIAALASGRVHSAALDVFEGEPLAADSPLRAYERCIFGSHNASNTADAVDRASFKAMALLFGFLERRQCPPS from the coding sequence ATGCGCGTCCTGCTCACCTGCCCGCCGATGCTGCGGCGCATCGAGCACTTTAAAGACCACTTCGAAGCGCGCGGGGCCGAGGTGCACTGCCCGCCGGTGGTGCAGACGCTCTCGGTGGCCGAATTGATAGAACTGTTGCCCGGCTTCGACGGCTGGATTATCGGCGACGACCCGGCGACGCGGGCAGTCTTCGAAGCCGGCGTGCGCGGGCGGCTCAAGGCGGCGGTCAAGTGGGGGGTGGGGGTCGACAACGTCGATTTTGCCGCCGCCCACGATCTGGGCATCCCGATTGCCAACACCCCGGCGATGTTCGGGGCCGAAGTGGCGGATGTGGCCGTTTCCTATGTAACGGCCCTGGCGCGCGAGACGTTTACGATCGACCGCGCGGTGCGCGCCGGTGGTTGGCCGAAGCCCTGCGGCATCTCACTGGCGGACAAAATCGTCGCTCTGGTCGGGTTTGGAGATATCGGTAAAGCAACCGCCCGCCGTCTTGTGGCAGCCGAGATGCGCGTCATCGCCTACGACCCGCGCTATGCGCCGGTGTCGGGCCTTGAACAAGTCGAGCCGGCCGGGTGGCCCGAGCGCCTCGGCGAGGCCGATTTTATCGTCTTTACCTGCGCGCTCACCCCCGAAAACCGCCACATGCTGGGTAGTGCAGCGTTTGGGTCGATCAAACCCGGTGTGCGCGTCGTCAATGTCGCCCGCGGACCGCTCATCGACGAGCAGGCGTTGATCGCGGCCCTCGCCAGTGGCCGGGTGCATTCGGCCGCCCTCGATGTGTTCGAAGGCGAACCGCTCGCGGCCGATTCGCCCCTGCGCGCTTACGAGCGCTGCATCTTCGGCTCCCACAACGCCTCGAACACCGCCGACGCGGTCGATCGCGCGAGCTTCAAGGCGATGGCGCTGCTGTTCGGTTTTTTAGAGAGACGCCAGTGCCCGCCGTCTTGA
- a CDS encoding UDP-glucuronic acid decarboxylase family protein produces MRVLITGGAGFIGSHLCDRLVKAGDEVICLDNYFTGTRTNIAHLRDCPNFEFIRHDVTEPIRLEVDRVYHLACPASPIHYQYNPVKTVKTSVLGTLNMLGLAKRVKARILLASTSEVYGDPLVHPQNEDYWGNVNPVGIRSCYDESKRLAETLMMDYHRQNHVDIRIIRIFNTYGPRMNEGDGRVVSNFLFQALRGEALTIYGEGKQTRSFCYIDDLVEGMIRLMNSDYIGPMNVGNPDEFTILELADQVRSLIDPQLPVLFNPLPSDDPRQRCPDIGRARRILGWQPTVALGEGLARTAADFRARLMQHA; encoded by the coding sequence ATGCGCGTTCTGATTACAGGGGGGGCAGGGTTTATCGGATCGCACCTGTGCGATCGGTTGGTCAAGGCCGGAGACGAAGTGATTTGCCTGGACAATTACTTTACCGGGACGCGTACCAATATCGCCCACCTGCGCGATTGCCCCAATTTTGAATTTATCCGCCACGACGTCACCGAACCGATTCGTCTGGAGGTGGACCGGGTGTACCATCTGGCCTGTCCGGCTTCTCCCATCCACTACCAGTACAACCCGGTCAAGACGGTCAAGACCAGCGTGCTGGGGACCCTCAATATGCTGGGCCTCGCGAAGCGGGTCAAGGCGCGCATTTTGCTCGCTTCGACCTCCGAGGTCTACGGCGACCCGCTGGTACACCCACAGAACGAAGATTATTGGGGAAATGTCAACCCCGTGGGCATCCGCAGCTGCTACGACGAATCAAAGCGCCTTGCGGAGACCCTGATGATGGATTATCACCGCCAGAACCACGTCGACATCCGGATTATCCGCATCTTCAACACCTACGGCCCCCGCATGAACGAGGGGGACGGGCGGGTGGTCAGCAACTTTTTGTTCCAGGCGCTGCGCGGCGAGGCGCTGACTATCTATGGCGAAGGCAAACAGACCCGCAGCTTTTGCTACATCGACGATCTGGTGGAGGGGATGATCCGCCTGATGAACAGCGACTATATCGGCCCGATGAACGTCGGCAATCCGGACGAATTTACGATCCTGGAACTGGCCGATCAGGTGCGCTCCTTGATCGACCCGCAACTGCCGGTGCTCTTCAACCCGCTACCGTCGGACGACCCGCGCCAGCGCTGCCCCGACATCGGCCGGGCGCGGCGGATTTTGGGCTGGCAGCCGACGGTGGCCCTGGGCGAGGGGCTCGCGCGCACAGCGGCGGATTTTCGCGCCCGGCTGATGCAGCATGCGTGA